A stretch of DNA from Coccidioides posadasii str. Silveira chromosome 1, complete sequence:
AAAGCACCTGGCAGATACAATGTACGTTGTGGTTTGGTTTATGGTCATTTGCAGTATTGTAGGCACCCTTGTTTCCTTCTTCTATTCCACTCTCTGCTATCAGCGTCCCGGCTTTTTAACTAATCTGTCCTATCCAAGGTTATCCATGGCCTTTCCATCCCACTTGGGAAGCTTGGCTTCTATCTTCCCCACACCCTCTCAAGTACCATGAATAAACGTTCGGACATCGAGCAAGATGCTGTCTCTATCCCTTTCCGCGATACTATTTTCGCCGCTGCTTCTCGTGTTGTTCCCTCTCTCAGGAATTCAAACTCTTCCAGAGCTTTGAGTCGGGGTCGCCCTGTACCGCCAAGATCaaatctctttcttactaGTTCTGCTATCATTCCAAATGGTCGCAGTAGCACTAAAAGCTTGACGGTACATACAAACCCGGTTACATCTCCAATAGGTTCTCCGACTCCCCCAATGGCTCCACCAGAGCCATCGTCCTCACCACCACTGTTAGGCGTTTCCCTACCAACCCATAACTTAGGTGGTTATCCCGGTGCTGGCCAGAGCGCCAATTCTGGAAAATGTATGCGCGATACCAACGCAAATAGCTACGGTGCTATTAGCAATCTACCCAGCCGCCCACGCCTTGGTTCTCTAAATCATAGCAGTGTGGATACTATAAATTGTGAAGCGAAGTGGCAGGACTAGCATTCGATTATGTTATGTGAGTGTTCAGTTCTTGCTTGATCTAACTACGTGTAGGAGTTCCAGTATGCAAGATGAATATTCTTGGGTAAGATACGACCATGTTAGCATTAGATTCCAATTAAGATTAGATTGGTTTGATAGATTACATTAATTGGGTACATTTACTTTTGGACTACACAACAGTGCCAATGGGGTGTAGCTGATTATAGTGTACTATCTCACTAGAATGCTTTGATTCTTATaccctcctcctccctttTTGTCATGCGACATCAAGTGACCCATCTGGTACAGGTGATGGATAATCACCCAGCCTTCCCGCTTATTCCTCTAACAGGCAGCCCTGCAGCCTTGTATATCGCATcaatgctttccatctgcgCAATACTATCCTCGCTGCTCACCCAACATGGCGGCTCTTTACCCCTAACCCTATCCATAAAGGCCTCTAGCTGCCAGCGATACGTACTCCAATACGCTTTCCCTCCTTTTCCACCGGTGGTCCACCTATCACCCCACACGGGCCCGCCAGACTGCTGCGTCAGATATTCCGTCTTTCCCGTACGCTTATCGGTGACGGAGATGTAGTGGTAGAGATGGGGCATGATGGCGTTGTAGAAGAAGATCGTTGCGGTGTCGGTTTCTACCTCGATGGAAGGCAGTTCCCAGAGGCGCGGCAGCAGGCCGAAGAAGGCGCGACTGCGAGATTGGTCGGTGTAGATGCGGCTGTAGATGGTGTGGTTCGGGGTCGTGGGGGAGGTGAAGAGGAGGTGCGCGTGCATGGCGGCGTCGATGCGCGGGTCGCGGGTGGAGGGGCGGCAGACGGCGGACAGAATGGTTTGTGGGGGGGAGGTGGTGTGAATGGCGTAGCGGGTGAAGGAGAGCGCGTAGGTTTGGTCCATGAGGGAGCCGCCTGGGATATAGGGGTTCAGTTGGAGGAGATTTAAGAGTCGGGGGAAAGGGGATGGTGGTAGTGGTGGTGGTAGTACCTGAAAGGTCGAATTTCCAACGGATATCGCCCTCGGGGATGCCGGGGCTGACGGTCATCCAAGCATCTGTACTGATGATTTTACCGTATGTCCCAGATTCGAGGATGGAGCGGAAAAGGTGTGCTGCTGGGTGAAATTGCCAATGGAACTTTTTATTTTGGATGGGAAACGATCAACATGGTTCTGATAGTCATGGGAATTTTGGCTGCAAGCGTACCGCTTCCTCCAGTAccagcttcttctctttcgcCAACTTTACCAGCTGCTTGGCCTCCTTTGCATTTGAGGTAAACGGCTTCTCGCAAAGGACGTGCTTTCCAGCCAGCAGGGCTTTCTTGGCCCATTCAAAATGCAAGCTATTGGGCAGCGAGATATATACCATGTTGACGTCCGGATCGTCAAGTAAGGCCTGGTATGAACCGTAAGATTTCTTGAAGCCATACTTCTTCGCATAGGCTTCAGCCTTCGACGCATCGCGTGAAGCAATGCCGTAGAGGTTTACATCTGGATGGGTCTCGGAGGGATGAATGACTGGGAGAGAAGCAGGGTGTTAGTTTTATGTAGTTCTTCTGGCGTTTAAGTGTAATGGGAAAACAATATTGGGACGCTTACTTCCCGCAGCGTTAATCGAAGCGGTGGATAGGACACCGAGGTTCAGAGCCCTAGAGGACGATTTTGTCTTTCCGTGCATCCATGATGCGGCGTACTGCTGGAGGAATGTGAGGCCTTGGAGAGCAAGAGCCATGATGTGAGGAATAGACAAACAGACGGTTATGTTCAATCCAAACGAGACATAATTGGACTTGATGGCAAAGGCAAAATAGCCGCCTCCCGTATTGAATTTCTCATAAATCCCCATCACTGCTATATATAAGGAGCTGCTCTATTTGAGTTTCGCGCCCGGTGCTGGTCGAGCCGTCTGATGTCATCCCAGACGTCATAATCTTATTTTAGACGCATGCTCTGAGAGGGGGGCTTAGGGAAAAAGGTTGAAGTGGACCTTTTTCCATGTTTTTGGTTGAAAAAATCGAGGATAGATATCAAGCTGGAGCTTGATAATTGCTTCGTGTATGTATACACTGGACAATGCACGTATGAACGCAGTCCCATGTATAAATAAGGGATTCCGACTTGGGAAGCTATATATGACCCTGCCAGCCCACATGCTTTCAGGTtgagaaataaaagaaaagataagAATTCGTTCACATACCCACAACTCAACTCGAAATCACGAAACATGAGTGATCAGGTCAAAGACAAGACCGGCGAACCCATCCACGAAGGTGACGATGTCGAGACTAGGATCCGTGGAGGTACTCGCAAGGGAACAGTACGTTATCTTTTCCTTGATGGAATTTCATCTTGGCACTGGTGAGCTGAATCCCGTTCGGCGAGCAGGTTGAGAATATTGTGACAAGTCAGGAAGAAGCGCGGGAAGAGAACGTTAAGAATCCGCCAAAGGTAAGTGAATTCGTCACGGTTGAAGAGATTTTGAGACATCAGGGTGGGTTGAATTGACGTCCTCTAGGTTGTTTACTACGACCAACATGGCCATCGAGTCGCGCATAACCCGCAGACGTTGCGAAAGGGGGGAGAAGACTGAAGCTCCAAGCCGCAATGGACCGATGTCCCCtcactgtacggagtaggatTGTGATAACATATAAATAAGAACCCTTATCtttgcctttcttttttcaatgGTCACAACTTCTTGTCCGGCCCCTGAATCTCCCCGAAAGATATTGAGATCAGCCGCACTCTTCCATTTTCCATCCAAACTTCTTCAGTTGCCTACTTACAAACACACCACCAGTTTCAGCGAGAATGGCTTGTTCTCCAAGCCTCTCGAACATTACGATGGCATCGAGCTAGAAACAACCAGAGTCCATCATACCCTTTTACGAATAAACCCAAGCAATCCCGCAGTATCGGGGAGACGGACGATCTGCCGATGGTACACTATATGTCACAACCTCCATTAAAAAGAAGTATTCTAAAATAATCCCCAAgttaaagaaataaataaataaaacTATGGGGCGGGGCTAAATGAAACGATAAAATCCACCGAATCTCCGAAAGACTGATGACAATGCCACCACCTAGATGACATACTGCACACAGGGAGTTTATTAGCAATCACACAGTCCAGATCTCCACTGCTTGTCAAAGATATTGGGCGAACTCACTGGGATGAAGAGATAAGGCACCTCCTTCTCATACTGCGTCCATGCTTCCCCATACTTGGCTCTGCATCGCTGGATATCTCTCATGGCACGATGCGCGATCATGGCCGCGAAGAAAACAGGGTAAAACCAAGGGAACGGGCTTTCAAATCCGGTGACGAGACCCCACATGAGTGCAAAATAGAGGTCGCAGGTGTAGTGGATTTTTCGTGCGTAGCCGTCTAGATATGATCAGCGCTGCCAGCGAGACCAACTCGGACTGTGAATTGGGTATACTTACACCAACCGTCAACAAGAATAGTGTCACCTTTCTTGCTGGTGATGGTTCGAGGGTTCTCGACCGTCTGCCATGGGAGTTGTGGGAATGTTTTCCTCAGGACCATATCGCCGCGTTGCTGTTGGCGGAAGCGGTTCTTCTGACTGTTCGTCGTGTCCCAGATCCAGTACACGAACAGATAGCTGACGTACATAACGGCCAGGGCATATTTGTTCCAGCGGTAGGTTTCTGGAGCATGGCTGGCAAGGTAGACGGTGCAATGACAGTAGCTGAGAGGGACGCCAGCAAGGTTCCAGAAGATAAGCATAAAACCCCATTTCTCATAATAGATGTCCCTACAGAGCATAATTGTCAGAAAACGAAGCCTCCTTGGTAGGTTTCCCCTTGGAAGGTACTCACCATGTTGCAATAATGCACTCTTCACCTTTGGAGCAAGCATTGGCATATAGAAAGTGAGCCATAAGCAAGAATCCAACCTCTCCACTCACGTATCCATAGTTCTCATATTGTCTCGCGGCAGCACCCATGGTGACCAGGAGCAAGATGTACCAGGGCAGCCGAACCTCGAAAAACATCTTGAAATCCAAGATTCCGAACATTCTCGGGTTCAATTCCGCACCCATGAAGAAATCATAGATCGGGTATCCGGTGATGCGGTGTTGGGCGCCACGAGCCATAGCGGAGAAATAGGCGATGAACGAGATGATGAAGCCGGTGAGAATGGCAACGCTCATCAACGGACCGAATTCATCGATGATCGTGTAAAGCTTGAAGAGGCCAGAGACGTGAAGGCCGACAGCGAGGATGATGGTCGTGTAAAAGGAAGAAACGGCAGAGCAACGGTAGAGGAGCTGCTTTCCACCCAAGTGGTCCAGCGGTCTGCCCTTGACGACAATGCCAGGGAGGAACATATAGCACAGCGCCtcgaagatgaagaagatccAGTAGATAGCCCACGCCTTGACGGACGGGAAAGCACCCTCGTACACTAGATGCGCTAGATGCCGAGCAAAGTCGCTGGTGGACTGACCTTCAGCCGGCAGAGGGAGATGCCCGTCGTAATACACGGCACCAATCCACATGTAATACATCAGCAGCGGAAAGCCGATCATCATAGACAGCACACCCCACGAACCACCAAACTCGAAGTGGTCCGCGTGCTCCACCACCTGCTCGGCCTTTGCTTCCGTCGTCGCAGCGGGGC
This window harbors:
- a CDS encoding uncharacterized protein (EggNog:ENOG410PU8D~COG:G,Q), with amino-acid sequence MGIYEKFNTGGGYFAFAIKSNYVSFGLNITVCLSIPHIMALALQGLTFLQQYAASWMHGKTKSSSRALNLGVLSTASINAAGIIHPSETHPDVNLYGIASRDASKAEAYAKKYGFKKSYGSYQALLDDPDVNMVYISLPNSLHFEWAKKALLAGKHVLCEKPFTSNAKEAKQLVKLAKEKKLVLEEAFHWQFHPAAHLFRSILESGTYGKIISTDAWMTVSPGIPEGDIRWKFDLSGGSLMDQTYALSFTRYAIHTTSPPQTILSAVCRPSTRDPRIDAAMHAHLLFTSPTTPNHTIYSRIYTDQSRSRAFFGLLPRLWELPSIEVETDTATIFFYNAIMPHLYHYISVTDKRTGKTEYLTQQSGGPVWGDRWTTGGKGGKAYWSTYRWQLEAFMDRVRGKEPPCWVSSEDSIAQMESIDAIYKAAGLPVRGISGKAG
- a CDS encoding uncharacterized protein (EggNog:ENOG410PSPJ), producing MSDQVKDKTGEPIHEGDDVETRIRGGTRKGTVENIVTSQEEAREENVKNPPKVVYYDQHGHRVAHNPQTLRKGGED
- the ERG4_2 gene encoding C-24(28) sterol reductase (EggNog:ENOG410PFUR~COG:I~TransMembrane:10 (i104-127o163-185i197-220o232-252i289-309o315-333i354-378o390-406i464-482o488-503i)~BUSCO:4154at33183): MTLTRSQTGKTPKKVQPDGFVETPSRRITRSRASKSPEYNEAELSSSQMIASGKPRKRREAEKPVEDVQAETRSNGAACPAATTEAKAEQVVEHADHFEFGGSWGVLSMMIGFPLLMYYMWIGAVYYDGHLPLPAEGQSTSDFARHLAHLVYEGAFPSVKAWAIYWIFFIFEALCYMFLPGIVVKGRPLDHLGGKQLLYRCSAVSSFYTTIILAVGLHVSGLFKLYTIIDEFGPLMSVAILTGFIISFIAYFSAMARGAQHRITGYPIYDFFMGAELNPRMFGILDFKMFFEVRLPWYILLLVTMGAAARQYENYGYVSGEVGFLLMAHFLYANACSKGEECIIATWDIYYEKWGFMLIFWNLAGVPLSYCHCTVYLASHAPETYRWNKYALAVMYVSYLFVYWIWDTTNSQKNRFRQQQRGDMVLRKTFPQLPWQTVENPRTITSKKGDTILVDGWYGYARKIHYTCDLYFALMWGLVTGFESPFPWFYPVFFAAMIAHRAMRDIQRCRAKYGEAWTQYEKEVPYLFIPYVI